One Serratia liquefaciens genomic window, ACGCTCCCCGCTGTTTTACCCTGGTTTAATGAGTCGCGTTTAAAGTAACCTCTCACTTCATTACGGATAAAATTCAAATGGACAGAATTTTAATCGGTTTTCTCACTGCCGTTTCTTTATTCACCGCCGACGTTTCCGCCGCCAATCCCCCACAGGAAGTTCCCCGTGCCGAGCATGCCCCGGCTTCGATGGCCGATCAAACCGTTACCACTGAAGGCGCGATCACGGTCAACCAGGTAAAAATCAATTATCAGGCGCAAACCGGGGTGCTGGAATTGAGTAAAGACGACCCGGAAGATCCCGTGACCGGCATGTTCTATGTCGCGTATTTCAAAAAGAATGAGAATAAGAGCGAGAGCAGGCCGATTACCTTTATCTACAACGGCGGGCCGGGCTCTGCCTCGCTTTGGCTGCATATGGGAGCTCTGGGGCCTAAACGGGTTATCGCTACTCAGCCAGAAAAAACACAGCTGGCGCCTTACCCACTAACCGATAACCAGTACAGCCTGCTCAACGTCAGCGATCTGGTGTTTATCGATGCCCCCGGGACGGGTTACAGCCGCTTTTCCAGCAGTGCCGCCAGCCAGCCAGAGAGAGCGCAGCAAAAATCACAGAGTGCCAGCAACGTTTATGGCGTCAACGGCGATGCTCAGGCTTTTTCTCAATTTATCGTTCAGTTTCTAACGCATTACCAACGCTGGAACTCACCTAAATATTTATTGGGTGAAAGCTACGGCACTACCCGCTCGGTGGTATTGGCCGAGACGCTAAAAAATCAGAATATCGATCTTAACGGCATTATCCTGATGTCGCAGTTTCTGAACTACGACAATAATGTCGACGATCCCAATCAAAACCCCGGCGTCGATCAGCCTTACTATCTGGCGCTACCAACCTACGCAGCCAGCGCATGGTACCACCAGCGGCTGCCGGGCAAACACCAGAGCCTGCAAACCTTGCTAGACCAGGCCGAGCAGTTTGCGCTGGGGACTTATGCTCAAGCATTGCTGCAAGGCGCCAATCTGCCTGAAAAAGATCGCCAAACGCTCGCCGAGCAGCTTTACCAATTTACCGGCATTCCGGCCGATTATTGGCTCAAGGCCAATCTGCGCCTGAGTGGGCCGGTTTTCGCCAAGCAACTGTTGAGCCGTCAGGATGAGACCATTGGCAGAATCGATACCCGCTATCGTGGACCGTCGCTGGATAATATCGCTGAAACGTCCAATTACGATCCCAACATCAGTGCAATTACTTCCGCCTACGTCGCGCAATTCCACGATTATCTTGGCAAAACGCTGCATTTTAGCGCCGATCAAAACTATCGCGCATTTTCCGATGAGACATATGACTGGAACATGTCCAGCAACAGCCGGGACAGATCATTTAACGTGTTGCCGAGCCTGTCACGGGTGATGAAAATGAACCCGGCAATGAAAGTGATGGTGATAGGCGGAGTTTACGATCTGGCCACTCCTTACTTCGTCGCCAAATATGAGATGAGCCATCTGCCCGTGTCGCCCAAATTACGCGACAATATCCGTTTCTATTGGTATGACACCGGGCATATGCCGTACGTGGATGAGCCATCGCTCAAAAAGATGCATGCGGACTTAAGCGCATTTATCAGCAATAAGCCCTGATGCGGACTAGCCGCTGAAGAGAGAGATACCTTGCCCGAAAGCAGGGTATCTCTTGGTTAATCCAGCTTATTCTCTTTCAGGAAACCTTCCCCACCCAACTGACGCATCTGGCGCATGATCCACTGCTGTCGCTGTATGACATAGCCGGAAGGCGCATTGGCCTTGAAGCGATGCGGATTGGGCAGCACGGCTGCCAGCAACGCGGCCTCCGAGGCGGTCAGGCGCTTGGCCGGTTTATTGAAGTAGCGCCGTGACGCTTCCTCTACGCCGAACACGCCGTCACCGAACTCCACGATATTCAGGTATACCGTCAGGATCCGACGCTTGGTCCACACCAGCTCAATGCCGGAGGTCAAACCGGCCTCCAATCCTTTGCGCAACCAGCTGCGGCCATCCCACAGAAACAGGTTCTTCGCGGTTTGCTGCGACAGCGTCGAAGCGCCGCGAATGCGCGTAGGTCGACGTTCATTGTGGCTGAACGCTTTTTCTATCGCCGCCACGTCAAAACCCCAGTGATCCGGGAACTTCTGATCTTCCGCCGCCATCACCGCCAGCGCCATCTGCGGGGAAATCTCGTCCATCGACACCCAGTCGGAATGCGCCACATAGCCAAAATCGCCCCTCAGCCAGGCGCCGATCTGCCGCTCTACCATCACCGCCGAAAAAGGCACCGGCAAAAAAGCGAAGGCCACGATGCCCAGCAGCCATACCCCGACCACCGCGATCGCGGCGCGTTTCAACCAAAACCATGGCCGGGATAGCATCGATTTGCCCACAGACTTTCTCATTCAGCCAAGTCCAGCACCCGTGAAACCAGCTTATCAATCCCGCGGGCAGCCTCACCGATTGATTTCGCCAACATATAGGCCGGCGTGGTCACCACTTTGTTCTCAATATCCACCACGATATCGTCAACCGGACAAATGACCGGCTCACCGCCCATGGCATCAATCACTTCACCGAGGTCAGGATCGTTGCCAATGGTCAGCCGCACTTGTTGATCCAGCAGCTTTGGCAGCAGCGCCGGCGCAATGCACATAAAACCGATTGGTTTATTTGCCTTATGCATTTCTTGCGTTAGCTTCGCCAAATCTTTATCAATCCAGCATTCCGCCCCTTCGCTGGCAAAACTGCTGAGGTTCTTTGCCGCACCAAACCCGCCGGGGACGATCAGGGCGTCCAGTTGGTCGGCATCGGCCTGTGAAAGCGGCTGGATCTTGCCTCTCGCAATGCGTGCGGACTCCAGCAAAACATTGCGCGCCTCCGGCATTTCATCGCCAGATAAGTGATTAATAACATGAAGTTGAGGTTTATCAGGGGCAAAGCACACCGCCTGCGCGCCTGCCCGGTCCAACGCCAGCAGCGTCAGGACGGCCTCATGGATCTCCGTACCGTCATAAACCCCACAGCCGCTCAGCACTACGCCCACGTTTTTCATCACCCTTCCTCCTGTTGATACTGTCAACTGGTTAGTGCTCGGAGTAGACAAACACTAATCTACATCACACATTTTAATGAATCTTCTAACAAGAGCGCTTACATTTGGTATGTTGTTGGCTGTATGATGTTTAGGAATTCTCTACAACCTGCTCGACCAGAACACTAAATCCAATACGCAGGTTCACAATTTCCCTGGTGTTGGCGCAATATTCGCGCACCCCGGCCTAGGTCGGGGTCATTTTTTTTCAGCTTCCGCTACCCACGCTCGCAGTACCTGCACATCGTTACGCCACTCCTGCTTCAGCTCATCCACCCAGTCCTGCACGTTATCCCACCATGCCGGCAACGTCGGGGTTTGAATTTGCTGTGCCAGCTGTTGCAGATGGCGCAGCCCCACCGAACCCGCAGCGCCTTTAATCTTGTGCCCTTCTTCCGTGATGCCTTTCTGGTCGCGCGCGGTCATATTGGAATCCAGCACCGCCAGATAGCCCGGCATCATTTGCTCAAACATCTCCAGGCTCTGATGGATCAACTGCGGCCCCACCAGGTCCATGTACTGTTCCAGCATGGTGGTATCCAGTAAAGACTCATTAATTTGCATCGTCTTTTGCTCCATTTTCTTTGTGGTGTGAGAGGGTTGATGATCCCAGTAATGTTTAATCACCTTGGTCAGCGCCGGCACCGACAGCGGCTTGCTCAGCACGTCGTCCATCCCCGCGTCGAGATACTCTTTCTTGTCTTTCAGCACGTTGGCGGTCAATGCAACCAGCGGCGGCAACGCCTGCCCGGCATAGCGCTCTCGCAGCACCCGGGCGATATCCAGCCCGGTCATATCCGGCAATTGGATATCCAGCAACACCAGATCGAACTCGTCCGGATCAAACATCGCCAGCGCATCCTTGCCGTTCATCGCCACTTCGACGCTGTTGCCCAGCTTCTCCAGCACCGAACGCGCCACAATCACGTTCAGCTCGATATCTTCGACCAGCAGGATATGCAGCGCCGGTAATGGCAAGGCCTCTTCCGCCTGCGTTTCACTTTCCGCTTCCTGCACCGCCGGCGCCTGGATGGTCAAAGTGAAGCAAGAACCGTGCCCTTGCACGCTGTTGACGGTGATATCGCCGCCCATGCTCTGCGCCAGGCGCTTGGAAACCGCCAGCCCAATGCCGGTGCCGGTTGCCGGACGACCGCCGTGCTGGTCCTTGACCTGATAATACATGGCGAAGATCTTGTCCTGTTCATCCTGCGGAATGCCCATGCCGGAGTCTTCCACCTCAAACACCAGCCGATCCTGCTCCTCACGCCGCACGCGGACCACAATTTGCCCCTGCGGTGTGAATTTCACCGCATTGCCGATCAGGTTCCATAGGATCTGACGCAGGCGGGTACCATCGGTAATGATTTGCTGCGGCAGCGGTGGCTGCGGCTCCATCACAAACTGCAGGCCTTTCGGCTGAGCCAACAGGCCGGAGAGGTTTTCCAGGTCCGCCAGGAAGCCGGTAAAATCTACCGGTTGATTGTCGAGCTGCACCTTGCGCCGCTCAAGCTTGTCCATCTCGATAATGTCGTTGAAGATATTGCCCAGGGTAATGGCGCTGACATGGATGGTTTTGAGGTATTTCAGCTGTTCGTCGTTTAACTCGGTATCGAGCAGAATGCGGCTCAGCCCGACAATGCCGTTAAGCGGCGTACGAAGCTCGTGGCTGATCGTGGAGATGAAGGTGGTCTTGTCCCTGCTGGCGTTCTCCAACGCGTCCTGATAGCGCTTACGCTCGGTTATATCGCGGCCAAAGCCCATCAGCCCATGCCGTTTGCCAACGCGG contains:
- the elbB gene encoding isoprenoid biosynthesis glyoxalase ElbB; amino-acid sequence: MKNVGVVLSGCGVYDGTEIHEAVLTLLALDRAGAQAVCFAPDKPQLHVINHLSGDEMPEARNVLLESARIARGKIQPLSQADADQLDALIVPGGFGAAKNLSSFASEGAECWIDKDLAKLTQEMHKANKPIGFMCIAPALLPKLLDQQVRLTIGNDPDLGEVIDAMGGEPVICPVDDIVVDIENKVVTTPAYMLAKSIGEAARGIDKLVSRVLDLAE
- the arcB gene encoding aerobic respiration two-component sensor histidine kinase ArcB, which gives rise to MKQIRVLAQYYVDLMVKLGLVRFSLLLASALVVLAMVVQMAVTMLLRGEVESIDVVRSIFFGLLITPWAVYFLSVVVEQLEESRQRLARLVDKLEEMRHRDLELNQQLKDNISQLNQEIADRIKAEEERQQVMDKLTEEMEQRELAQIELGQQSALLRSFLDASPDLVYYRNEDKEFSGCNRAMELLTGKSEKQLIGLTPYDVYGQEIAEKVIETDEKVFRHNVSLTYEQWLVYPDGRKACFELRKVPFYDRVGKRHGLMGFGRDITERKRYQDALENASRDKTTFISTISHELRTPLNGIVGLSRILLDTELNDEQLKYLKTIHVSAITLGNIFNDIIEMDKLERRKVQLDNQPVDFTGFLADLENLSGLLAQPKGLQFVMEPQPPLPQQIITDGTRLRQILWNLIGNAVKFTPQGQIVVRVRREEQDRLVFEVEDSGMGIPQDEQDKIFAMYYQVKDQHGGRPATGTGIGLAVSKRLAQSMGGDITVNSVQGHGSCFTLTIQAPAVQEAESETQAEEALPLPALHILLVEDIELNVIVARSVLEKLGNSVEVAMNGKDALAMFDPDEFDLVLLDIQLPDMTGLDIARVLRERYAGQALPPLVALTANVLKDKKEYLDAGMDDVLSKPLSVPALTKVIKHYWDHQPSHTTKKMEQKTMQINESLLDTTMLEQYMDLVGPQLIHQSLEMFEQMMPGYLAVLDSNMTARDQKGITEEGHKIKGAAGSVGLRHLQQLAQQIQTPTLPAWWDNVQDWVDELKQEWRNDVQVLRAWVAEAEKK
- a CDS encoding S10 family peptidase encodes the protein MDRILIGFLTAVSLFTADVSAANPPQEVPRAEHAPASMADQTVTTEGAITVNQVKINYQAQTGVLELSKDDPEDPVTGMFYVAYFKKNENKSESRPITFIYNGGPGSASLWLHMGALGPKRVIATQPEKTQLAPYPLTDNQYSLLNVSDLVFIDAPGTGYSRFSSSAASQPERAQQKSQSASNVYGVNGDAQAFSQFIVQFLTHYQRWNSPKYLLGESYGTTRSVVLAETLKNQNIDLNGIILMSQFLNYDNNVDDPNQNPGVDQPYYLALPTYAASAWYHQRLPGKHQSLQTLLDQAEQFALGTYAQALLQGANLPEKDRQTLAEQLYQFTGIPADYWLKANLRLSGPVFAKQLLSRQDETIGRIDTRYRGPSLDNIAETSNYDPNISAITSAYVAQFHDYLGKTLHFSADQNYRAFSDETYDWNMSSNSRDRSFNVLPSLSRVMKMNPAMKVMVIGGVYDLATPYFVAKYEMSHLPVSPKLRDNIRFYWYDTGHMPYVDEPSLKKMHADLSAFISNKP
- the mtgA gene encoding monofunctional biosynthetic peptidoglycan transglycosylase codes for the protein MRKSVGKSMLSRPWFWLKRAAIAVVGVWLLGIVAFAFLPVPFSAVMVERQIGAWLRGDFGYVAHSDWVSMDEISPQMALAVMAAEDQKFPDHWGFDVAAIEKAFSHNERRPTRIRGASTLSQQTAKNLFLWDGRSWLRKGLEAGLTSGIELVWTKRRILTVYLNIVEFGDGVFGVEEASRRYFNKPAKRLTASEAALLAAVLPNPHRFKANAPSGYVIQRQQWIMRQMRQLGGEGFLKENKLD